In the Kocuria turfanensis genome, one interval contains:
- a CDS encoding recombinase family protein, which translates to MGKLIGYARVSTRQQDADRQVADLMAADLRRDDIYVDSGVSGGRASRPQFDKAVAALEEGDTLVITTLDRLGRSTQNMLIFAEALRGRGAGLRVLNLGGGDVDTATPMGSMVFTVMAALAQMELEIKRERISDSVAKRRAAGKALGGRRQTFTDSQIRNALRLIDGGEPATQVARDLGMSRATLYRRIRELPQATTI; encoded by the coding sequence GTGGGGAAGCTGATCGGGTACGCACGTGTGTCGACGCGGCAGCAGGACGCTGACCGCCAAGTGGCTGACCTCATGGCTGCAGATCTGCGGCGCGATGACATCTACGTGGACAGTGGAGTGTCTGGAGGCCGTGCGTCGCGTCCGCAGTTCGACAAGGCCGTGGCCGCGCTCGAGGAGGGTGACACGTTGGTCATCACCACCCTGGACCGATTGGGCCGGTCGACGCAGAACATGCTCATCTTCGCCGAGGCACTGCGGGGGAGAGGTGCCGGGTTGCGGGTGCTGAACCTCGGTGGGGGAGACGTGGACACCGCCACCCCGATGGGGTCGATGGTGTTCACTGTGATGGCCGCCTTGGCCCAGATGGAGCTGGAGATCAAGCGGGAGCGGATCAGCGACTCGGTAGCCAAGCGCCGGGCGGCCGGCAAGGCTCTCGGTGGGCGCCGGCAAACCTTCACGGACTCCCAGATCCGCAACGCTCTGCGGCTGATCGATGGTGGGGAGCCGGCCACCCAGGTTGCCCGCGATCTTGGCATGTCCCGGGCCACGCTCTACCGGAGGATCCGGGAGCTGCCGCAAGCGACGACGATCTGA
- a CDS encoding calcium/sodium antiporter produces MDLLDIGRIVAGLLLLVLGGEFLVRGASALARRVGISSLVVGLTVVSAATSAPELAVTVGAVLSDEPGLAVGNVVGSNIVNVLLILGLSALVIPLVVKQRLVRFDLPLMVALSVGLLLVSLDGLVSAVDGLVLFSAVVVHGVLTVVLGRREAKSPVRPVGSAGSSPAADVAGEDEEPPATSAGRSVLLVVLGVALLVGGATLLVEGAVNIATTLGVSSLVVGLTVVAVGTALPELATAIIAVRRGERDLAVGNVVGSNIFNIGVVLGLPALISLEGIPVASAAVAFDMPVMLAAALALLPVAFTGFAVARWEGALFVALYLAYTGYVVLAATEHDALEGFTATMAWFVLPLIAVTLLAFTSYEIGLRKGRQRRVGTTNSP; encoded by the coding sequence ATGGACCTTCTTGACATAGGGCGGATCGTTGCCGGGCTGCTGCTGCTGGTCCTCGGTGGAGAATTTTTGGTGCGGGGAGCCTCGGCCCTGGCCCGGCGGGTGGGGATCTCCTCGCTGGTGGTCGGGCTCACCGTGGTCTCGGCCGCCACCTCGGCCCCGGAGCTGGCCGTGACCGTGGGCGCCGTGCTGAGTGATGAGCCGGGGCTGGCTGTGGGCAACGTGGTGGGCAGTAACATCGTCAACGTCCTGCTCATTCTCGGGCTCTCCGCACTGGTCATCCCCTTGGTCGTGAAGCAGCGGCTGGTGCGCTTCGACCTGCCCCTGATGGTGGCCCTGTCGGTCGGATTGCTGCTCGTGTCCCTGGATGGGCTGGTCAGCGCGGTGGATGGGCTGGTCCTGTTCTCCGCGGTGGTGGTGCATGGTGTGCTGACCGTTGTTCTCGGCCGGCGGGAGGCGAAGTCCCCGGTCCGTCCCGTGGGGTCGGCCGGGAGCTCACCTGCTGCCGATGTCGCCGGAGAGGACGAGGAGCCGCCTGCCACCTCAGCCGGCAGGTCGGTCCTGCTCGTGGTGCTGGGGGTCGCCCTGTTGGTGGGCGGGGCCACGCTGCTCGTCGAAGGCGCGGTGAACATCGCCACCACGCTGGGCGTGAGCAGCCTCGTGGTCGGTCTGACCGTGGTGGCCGTGGGGACTGCACTGCCCGAGCTGGCAACCGCGATCATCGCGGTACGCCGAGGCGAACGCGATCTGGCCGTGGGCAACGTGGTGGGCAGCAACATCTTCAACATCGGGGTGGTGCTCGGGTTGCCCGCCCTGATCTCCCTCGAGGGCATTCCCGTCGCAAGTGCTGCGGTGGCCTTCGACATGCCGGTGATGCTGGCCGCCGCCCTGGCCCTGTTGCCCGTGGCGTTCACCGGCTTCGCGGTAGCCCGGTGGGAGGGTGCCCTGTTCGTGGCCCTGTATCTGGCGTACACCGGCTACGTCGTTCTCGCCGCCACCGAGCACGATGCGCTGGAGGGCTTTACCGCGACCATGGCGTGGTTCGTCCTGCCATTGATCGCAGTAACCCTGCTTGCGTTCACTTCCTATGAAATCGGGTTGCGCAAGGGGCGCCAGCGCCGCGTAGGAACCACGAACTCACCCTGA
- a CDS encoding Lsr2 family protein — translation MAQKAKVHLKDDLDGGAAEEPIPFSRAGKN, via the coding sequence ATGGCTCAGAAAGCCAAAGTGCACCTCAAGGACGACCTTGACGGCGGTGCCGCCGAGGAACCCATTCCGTTCAGCCGCGCCGGCAAGAATTAG